A region of Acidobacteriota bacterium DNA encodes the following proteins:
- a CDS encoding TrkH family potassium uptake protein gives MRIHIILRYIGVVAMANGAFLAVSAAISAGNHEPAFLPLLYSALISLLFGVFPLIFVPPADQIRNDEGLFIVVSSWLLSCLVGVLPYVLYGREFTFTNAWFESVSGFTTTGASILGDVEALPLGLLFWRASTHWIGGIGIIVFVLSVLPAISQAAMVLSRTEISPLARNNFQYRTRETLHILLAVYVGLTLLETVSLLACGMNLFDALAHSFATIATGGFGTRNLSVAHYGSVAVESVIGLFMILSGIHFGLLFLAARGQIGAIWKSTAVRCYLAALAVGSLLVTLSLHGGVYAGWAEAFRYASFQIVSLGTSSGFASADSAGWPPFAMIVMIYFTLQCACSGSTSGGIKVERVILLLKAVRAKVLKLKHPRAVVSLRLEGSFVNDEVLTAGLLFICCYLAVIFLSTVLLAACGVDLLSGFSASAAAMGNVGPGFGSVSSLSNYGALPDAAKWVLTLVMLLGRLEIFGLLMFVSSRTLK, from the coding sequence CGGCGTCGTGGCGATGGCGAACGGGGCCTTCCTGGCCGTATCCGCCGCCATATCCGCCGGGAACCACGAACCGGCATTTCTGCCCCTGCTCTACAGCGCCCTGATCTCCCTCCTCTTCGGTGTTTTCCCCCTCATCTTTGTACCTCCGGCCGACCAGATCCGGAACGACGAGGGGCTGTTCATCGTGGTCTCCAGCTGGCTCCTGTCCTGCCTGGTGGGGGTCCTGCCCTACGTGCTGTACGGGAGGGAGTTCACCTTCACCAATGCCTGGTTCGAGAGCGTGTCGGGTTTTACCACCACCGGGGCTTCGATCCTCGGCGACGTCGAAGCCCTCCCCCTGGGCCTGCTGTTCTGGCGCGCCTCCACCCACTGGATCGGCGGCATCGGCATCATCGTCTTCGTCCTCTCGGTCCTTCCGGCCATCAGCCAGGCGGCCATGGTCCTCTCCCGCACCGAGATCTCCCCCCTGGCCCGGAACAACTTTCAGTACCGCACCCGGGAGACCCTCCACATTCTCCTGGCCGTCTACGTGGGGCTCACCCTGCTCGAGACCGTTTCCCTGCTTGCCTGCGGCATGAACCTGTTCGACGCCCTCGCCCATTCCTTCGCCACCATCGCCACCGGGGGGTTCGGGACCAGGAACCTGAGCGTCGCCCATTACGGGAGCGTGGCGGTGGAATCGGTCATCGGCCTCTTCATGATCCTGTCCGGAATCCATTTCGGCCTGCTCTTTCTCGCGGCCAGGGGACAGATAGGGGCGATCTGGAAATCCACCGCCGTCCGCTGCTACCTCGCGGCCCTGGCCGTCGGTTCCCTGCTGGTCACCCTCAGCCTGCACGGCGGCGTCTACGCCGGATGGGCCGAAGCCTTCCGCTACGCATCCTTCCAGATCGTTTCCCTGGGGACGAGCTCCGGCTTCGCCTCGGCGGACTCCGCCGGGTGGCCCCCCTTCGCCATGATCGTCATGATCTACTTCACGCTCCAGTGCGCCTGTTCCGGTTCGACCTCCGGGGGGATCAAGGTGGAACGCGTCATCCTCCTCCTCAAGGCTGTCCGGGCGAAGGTCCTGAAGCTGAAACACCCCCGGGCGGTGGTCTCCCTCAGGCTCGAGGGTTCGTTCGTAAATGACGAAGTGCTCACGGCGGGCCTGCTCTTCATCTGCTGCTACCTGGCCGTCATCTTCCTGTCGACCGTCCTCCTGGCAGCCTGCGGCGTGGACCTCCTGAGCGGCTTCAGCGCTTCCGCCGCCGCCATGGGAAACGTCGGACCGGGATTCGGGTCCGTGAGCTCGCTTTCCAACTACGGCGCGCTCCCGGATGCGGCAAAGTGGGTCCTGACCCTCGTCATGCTGCTGGGAAGGCTGGAGATCTTCGGTCTGCTGATGTTCGTCTCCTCGAGGACCCTGAAGTAG